The region TGGACGTCGCCCAGCGTCTTGAACAGATGGGCAGGGAAGGCGACCTGGACGGTGCGGAAGAGTTCCTGGCGACGCTCGCCCATGAACTGGATCGGTTGAAGCCGGCCCTTGCGGAACGGATAGCCGAAGCGAAACTGCAGGCAGGGAGTGAAAAATGACCAGCACGCTCCAGGAGCTCACCGCCAGACTCGTTTCGATTGACTCGACGAATCCCTCGCTGTCACCGGACGCCGCGGGCGAGCAGGAAATCGCCGCCTTCGTCGCGGACTGGTGCCGGGACCGGTCCCTCGACGTGCGGATCGTGGATGCAGACGGACGTCCCAGCGTGGTTGCCGTCGCGCGGGGTACGGGGGGCGGCCGCGCGCTCATCCTGAATGGTCATCTCGATACGGTCGGCGTTGACGGCATGGACGATCCCTTCCGTCCGAGGGTCGAAGCGGGCAGGATGTACGGTCGCGGCGCCGGCGACATGAAGGCTTCCGTCGCCGCGATGATGGCTGCATTGGCCAGCGCGCGGTCCATGAATCTGAGGGGGGACGTGGTCATGACGGCCGTCGCCGATGAAGAGGCCTACAGCGTCGGCACCACGGCCGTCCTGGACAGCGGCGTGACGGCCGACGCAGCCATCGTGACCGAACCCACCGACGGGGATGTCCTGGTAGCGCACAAGGGTTTCGTCTGGGCGGATGTCATCACGCAGGGTCGTGCCGCCCATGGCTCCAGGCCGGTCGATGGCATTGACGCCATCACGAAGATGGGGGCGTTCCTCCAGGGGCTCGGAAACCTTCAGGCCGAACTGGAAAACCAATCGGGCGATCCGCTGCTCGGTACCGGATCGGTGCATGCATCGGTTATCGCCGGCGGCCGTGAGATGTCAAGCTATCCAGCGACCTGCCGCCTGGGCGTGGAACGGCGCACGGTCCCGGGAGAGACGGCACGGAGCGTGATCAGTGAACTGGAAGATATCGCCGAACGATGCCGCCAGGCCGATCCGGATTTCAAGGCCGCGATCGATCTGACCTTCGAACGGCGGCCGTTCTCGATCGATGCCGGTCATGAGATCGTTGAACTGGTCAGGGAGGTCGCCGAACGGACATCCGGCCACAGGCCCCGTGTTGCCGGGAGTGCCGGCTGGATGGACGCCGCGCTGCTGAGCGAGCGCTCAATCCCGACAGTAATCTACGGCCCGGTGGGAGGCGGCTTCCACGGGGATGATGAATGGGTGGACGTGGCGTCGATCGAAACCTGCGCCGAGGTCCTCGCTGAGGTAGCAAAATCGTTCTGCGCATGACCCGGCGCAATACGGCCCTGTGCCGGGTTACGTTCTCTTGCCGTACCGCTCCAGGTACCTGTTTTCCGCTTCGATCGTCCCAATGAGCAGGATCTCGCACCCGGTGGACAGCTTCATCGACGGAGGGGGACTCACGATGCTCTCTTTCCCGGTGAAAACGGCTGCGATGTAACATCCCGTCTCCGGATAGACCTGCGACTCGGCGATGGTATTGCCGGCCAGTTCGCGGGGAAGCCGGACCCGGAAGAAGTTCAACCCTTCCGTGATCATGACGATGTCGTTCCGCTTGAGCAGGTTCAGGATGATGTTGGCGCCCATGGAAGCGTAGGACATGACGAAATCCGCCCCTGCACGGTGGAGCGCTTCCACGTTCCGTTCCTGTTTCGCCCGCGTGATGATCTGGATATCCGGCCGCAACTTGCGGCAATAGATCGTGAGGTAGATGTTCATGTCGTCTTCATGGGACGTGATGATGACGGTGGGCGCGTCCATGAGTCCGGCATTCTTCATGGTCTCGATATCCGCCGCGTCGCCCAGTACGTAGTGCTTTTCATTCCGGATCCGGTCAGGCTGCTGTTCGATGATCCGGTAGTCCAGCCCTCTTGCCGCGAGCGTGCCTCCCGCGGACCGTCCCACCCGTCCGCCACCGATGATGACAATGGGCGGATCGGAGACGTTGTAGATGGCGAAGAGCTCGTTGTAGGAAGTGATCTGGCTCTCCGTTCCCAGGAGCACCAGGATCATCCGCTCCGTCAGCGGCGTATCGGGCGCGATCACGTGGAACCTCCCCCGCTCCCATACGCCGACGACCGTGACGCCCGTCAATTCGCGAAGCCGCGTCTCGCGCAGGGTCTTGCCGATGAGCGGGGTATCTACGATGCTCGCGTCGGCGACCATCAGGTCTTCCACGTTTCCGAGGACGTGGGACATGGAATCCACGCTCGACGCAAGCCGGGCGAGGAGCTGTCCCATCTGCTGTCCCAGCTGGATCACGTGGGTGCAGCCCGCCAGCTCGAGGATATCCACGGAGTCGGGAGAATTTGCCGTCGCCAGGATAGGGATTTCCCGGTTGATATTTCGGATTGTGAAGGCGATGCTGGTATTCAGGGTGTCCTTGCCGGTGGCTACGACGAGCGCCGCCTGGTCCACGTTCGCGTGCCGGTAGGTTTCCGCGTTGTCCAGGTCGCCGTACACGACGTTGAGACCCCGGTCGTGGAGGAGAAGCGCTTCGTCCAGGTCCGGTATGATGAATACGTAATCGTTCCCGTACTGTTTGAGCCGGGCGGCGAGCGAACTCGTCACCTCGTCGTGATGGGTGATGACCACGTGTTCCTGGAAGTTCGGTTCCAGCGTCCGTGGGGCGCGCGCGATGGAGTGGGCGCTGAGCCAGGGCCGGTAGATGAACTCGACAAAGGCTACGGGAAGCACGATGATCAGCGTCGTCAGGCCCGTCAACAGCACGCACAGGGAGAAAATCCGTCCCAGGTCGCTGGTAAAGACGATGTCGCCGTATCCGAGCGTGGTCATGGTGACCAGCGTCCAGTAGAAACCGGTGAACCACGAATGTTCCCGTCCCTCCATTTCCTGGAGCTCGTGGAACAGCACCGTATAGACCATGATCAACAGGAAGAGGAGGATGAAGAACCGGTAGAAGAACTTCAGGTTTCCCGATCCGATCGTGGTGCGCAACACGCCCAGGTACTGTTTCAGGAAGGTCTGCATGGCGAATCCGGGGTTGCCGGTTGTGGCCTGACGGCCGGTTGCGGTTCGGG is a window of Gemmatimonadota bacterium DNA encoding:
- a CDS encoding ArgE/DapE family deacylase; this translates as MTSTLQELTARLVSIDSTNPSLSPDAAGEQEIAAFVADWCRDRSLDVRIVDADGRPSVVAVARGTGGGRALILNGHLDTVGVDGMDDPFRPRVEAGRMYGRGAGDMKASVAAMMAALASARSMNLRGDVVMTAVADEEAYSVGTTAVLDSGVTADAAIVTEPTDGDVLVAHKGFVWADVITQGRAAHGSRPVDGIDAITKMGAFLQGLGNLQAELENQSGDPLLGTGSVHASVIAGGREMSSYPATCRLGVERRTVPGETARSVISELEDIAERCRQADPDFKAAIDLTFERRPFSIDAGHEIVELVREVAERTSGHRPRVAGSAGWMDAALLSERSIPTVIYGPVGGGFHGDDEWVDVASIETCAEVLAEVAKSFCA
- a CDS encoding NAD-binding protein — translated: MPRTATGRQATTGNPGFAMQTFLKQYLGVLRTTIGSGNLKFFYRFFILLFLLIMVYTVLFHELQEMEGREHSWFTGFYWTLVTMTTLGYGDIVFTSDLGRIFSLCVLLTGLTTLIIVLPVAFVEFIYRPWLSAHSIARAPRTLEPNFQEHVVITHHDEVTSSLAARLKQYGNDYVFIIPDLDEALLLHDRGLNVVYGDLDNAETYRHANVDQAALVVATGKDTLNTSIAFTIRNINREIPILATANSPDSVDILELAGCTHVIQLGQQMGQLLARLASSVDSMSHVLGNVEDLMVADASIVDTPLIGKTLRETRLRELTGVTVVGVWERGRFHVIAPDTPLTERMILVLLGTESQITSYNELFAIYNVSDPPIVIIGGGRVGRSAGGTLAARGLDYRIIEQQPDRIRNEKHYVLGDAADIETMKNAGLMDAPTVIITSHEDDMNIYLTIYCRKLRPDIQIITRAKQERNVEALHRAGADFVMSYASMGANIILNLLKRNDIVMITEGLNFFRVRLPRELAGNTIAESQVYPETGCYIAAVFTGKESIVSPPPSMKLSTGCEILLIGTIEAENRYLERYGKRT